The Nitratidesulfovibrio sp. DNA segment CGACCTCAGCATTGCGAACGCTGCGCTCTCCCAGTTGAGCTACGTCCCCAGTCAGGAGAAGGCTGTATATACCTGTTGCCGCCCGACTGCAAGAGGCCGGTGCGGAAAAATTTCGGTGGGAACGGGAGAGAATGCGGCGCGGGCGTTGGGGCGGGGCGGTTCTGCGGCGAAGGGCGTGGCGGCGCGGTTGGCGGCAGGGGCCGCACGCGCCGGGCAGGGCCGTGGAGGCTTGCGCGGGCGGTGAGGCTGGCCGCTATTCCAGCCCCAGCGTGTCGAGCAGGGTGCACACCCGGTGACGGTAGGTGTGGCGGGACAGGATGTGCGCCCGCCATGCCGCCACAAGGTCGGCGCGCAGGGCCGGGTCGCGTTCCAGCCGGTGCAGCAGTGTGCCAAGGCCGGGCGCATCGCCCGTTCCGGCTGGCGGCGCAGAGTCGTTGCCGCCGCTGCGGGCCGGGGAAAAGGCGATTTCGCGGCGCAGTTCTTCGGGAAAGATGTCGAGGCCCGGCGTGTCGTCGGTGATGCAGAAGCCCCCTGCCGCCCAGACGTCGAAGTGGCGCTGGGTGAGTCCGGCGGGCAGCAGCAGGCTGGTGATGTTCAGCGACCAGCGGGCTGCACGGTACACGGCGGGCAGGGTGACATAGTAGTCCACCGGGGGGCGCAGGTCGGTGCCCGGCGCCAGCAGCGGCTGCCACCCGTCGTCGCCGTACACGGTCAGGCCTTGCGGGGCGGCGGCATTCAGGCAGCGCACCCGCCGGGCCAGCGCGCATTCCTCGGCCCCCAGCCCCGCCGCGCGCACCGCATTGCCGGGCCACAGGTCCGCGATGCCAAGGCGCGCCGTCCACCAGTGGAAGTCGGGCCGGCAGTGGATGTCGGACCGGTGACCGGGCGCGTCGGACCGGTGACCGGGCGCGCCGGGCCGGTGATCGGGCGCGTCGAGCAGGGCCAGCGCCTCGTTCAGCAGGTCCGGGGCGATACGTTGCCCCGCGAAGAAGCCCCCCTTGCCGGGGAAGGCGGACCGGCCCACGAACACCACGGGATTCAGGGGGGGCATGCCCACCGGAGAAGGCTGGGCCGCCCCGGCGGCTCCGTCATCCCCAGCCAGTTCCGGCCCGAAAAACTCCGGTCCGGTTGCCAGCGGCAGGTGCAGCACCCGCTGCGCCCCGTGGGCGCGCAACAGGGGAATGAACGAGGCGTCGGTGACGCACAGCAGCGCCCCGCGCCACCACGGCCCGCGCAGGGACGAGAGCAGGTGGAAGGGGTTGTCCACGCACCACACGGCCACGTCCACCCCGCAGGCGCGCAGCAAATGGAAGCGTTCGCCCCAGGCGTCAAGGCCCTGTAAATTCACGCTCAGGAGCAGGGCCGGGCGCTGGTCGGCCAGCAGGCGGGGCAGGTCGGCGTGCAGGGTGTCCGGATCGACCCGGCGCGGGGCCAGCCCTTCGGCGGCAAGGGCGGACTCCAGTTCCGGCAGCAGCAGCGAACCTTCCGTGCCGGGCAGCAGCACGGTACGGGACCGGGTGGAACGCGGCCCGGCGTGGCCCGTCACGCCTTCCGGTGACAGTGCCTGTGCGGGTGCCATGCGCACGGCACGCGCCGTACCCAGCAGCGGCCCCCAGAAGGTGGGGAACAGCCGCTCCGCCTCGCGGTAGACCACCACCAGCGCGCGGGACAGTCTTTCGGGCGAAAACGCTTCCGGCCCGGCCAGCGTCCACCCGGCGGGGATGGCCGCGCGCCAGGCGCCGTGCGTTGCCTCTTCCATATAATGGATGAACGCCGGGGATTCGATGACCTGCACGGTCGGTGCGCCCTGCCCGCAGGACGGCGTGTTCCTTGCCCGCAGCCCCGCCAGTGCTCCCTCCACCGCACGCCGTGCCGTGGCCGGGTTCGGCCCCAGGCCCAGCACCACCACTTCGGCGGGGGCCTCGGTCCCCTGTCCGCATGGGGGCAGCACGTCGAAGGTGGCGGGCAGCTTGCCGTCCGGTGCAACATCGTCCGGCAGGGCATCGTCCGGCAGGGTGCGAAGCTGCCCCAGTTCGTTGGGAATGCGCAGTCGGGCGGGGCGGGTCATGTGAGTCCTTGGCGGGCGCGGGGCTTTCGGGTACAAGCGGCCACGGGTGACCACATGAAGACATACCGAGACCACTATTTTCTGAAGGCCAAGCAGGAAAACTATCCCGCGCGGTCGATCTACAAGCTGAAGGAAATCGACAACCGCTTCAAGCTGTTCCGTCAGGGCATGAAGGTGCTGGACCTGGGGGCGGCCCCCGGCTCGTGGTCGCTTGGCGCGGCAGAGCGGGTGGGGCCGAAAGGCCGGGTGCTGGCCTGCGACCTGCAAGCCACCGACACCCAGTTTCCGCCCAACGTCACCTTCATGCAAGAGGACGTGTTCAACCGCTCCGAGGCGTTCGAGGACGCACTGGCGAGCATGGGACCGTTCCATGCCGTGATCAGCGACATGGCCCCGCGCACCACGGGTACCAGGTTCACCGACCAGGCCCGTTCGCTGGAATTGTGCGTCGAGGCCCTTGCGGTGGCGGACCATTGCCTGATAAAGGGCGGCAGTTTCGTGGTCAAGATTTTCATGGGGCCGGACGTCAAGCCACTGGTTGACGCGCTGCGGGCCCGCTTCGAGACCGTGAAGACCTTCAAGCCCAAAAGCTCGCGGGCTGAAAGCAAGGAAACTTTCTACGTCTGCCTCGGCTACCGAGGCGACGGACAGCAGGACTGACGTACGGCGCCGATGGCGCGCGCCGGGCTGGCATTCCGCCCGCCGTGCGCCGCGCCGTGGCGTTTCCGCACACATCTCTTTCGCCGTCATTTCTTTCAGGAGGACGCATGGCCGGACATAGCAAATGGGCCAACATCCAGCACCGCAAGGGGCGTCAGGACGCCAAGCGCGGCAAGCTGTTCACCAAGGCCGCCAAGGAAATCATCATCGCTGCCAAGGGCGGTGGCGACCCGGCCAGCAACGCCCGCCTGCGCGCCGCCATCGCGGCCGCCAAGGCCGTGAACCTGCCCAAGGACAAGATCGACAACGCCATCAAGAAGGGCACCGGTGAACTGGCTGGCGGCGACATTCTTGAAATTTCCTACGAAGGCTACGCCCCCGGCGGCGTGGCCCTGATCGTGGAAGCGGCCACCGACAACCGCAACCGCACCGTGGCCGAAGTGCGCCACATCCTTTCCAAGCACGGCGGCTCCATGGGCGAGGCCGGGTGCGTTGGCTGGATGTTCGAGCGCAAGGGCGTGATCACCCTGGACGGTGGCAAGTACACCGAGGACCAGGTGAT contains these protein-coding regions:
- a CDS encoding glycosyltransferase, with product MTRPARLRIPNELGQLRTLPDDALPDDVAPDGKLPATFDVLPPCGQGTEAPAEVVVLGLGPNPATARRAVEGALAGLRARNTPSCGQGAPTVQVIESPAFIHYMEEATHGAWRAAIPAGWTLAGPEAFSPERLSRALVVVYREAERLFPTFWGPLLGTARAVRMAPAQALSPEGVTGHAGPRSTRSRTVLLPGTEGSLLLPELESALAAEGLAPRRVDPDTLHADLPRLLADQRPALLLSVNLQGLDAWGERFHLLRACGVDVAVWCVDNPFHLLSSLRGPWWRGALLCVTDASFIPLLRAHGAQRVLHLPLATGPEFFGPELAGDDGAAGAAQPSPVGMPPLNPVVFVGRSAFPGKGGFFAGQRIAPDLLNEALALLDAPDHRPGAPGHRSDAPGHRSDIHCRPDFHWWTARLGIADLWPGNAVRAAGLGAEECALARRVRCLNAAAPQGLTVYGDDGWQPLLAPGTDLRPPVDYYVTLPAVYRAARWSLNITSLLLPAGLTQRHFDVWAAGGFCITDDTPGLDIFPEELRREIAFSPARSGGNDSAPPAGTGDAPGLGTLLHRLERDPALRADLVAAWRAHILSRHTYRHRVCTLLDTLGLE
- a CDS encoding RlmE family RNA methyltransferase, with amino-acid sequence MKTYRDHYFLKAKQENYPARSIYKLKEIDNRFKLFRQGMKVLDLGAAPGSWSLGAAERVGPKGRVLACDLQATDTQFPPNVTFMQEDVFNRSEAFEDALASMGPFHAVISDMAPRTTGTRFTDQARSLELCVEALAVADHCLIKGGSFVVKIFMGPDVKPLVDALRARFETVKTFKPKSSRAESKETFYVCLGYRGDGQQD
- a CDS encoding YebC/PmpR family DNA-binding transcriptional regulator, whose translation is MAGHSKWANIQHRKGRQDAKRGKLFTKAAKEIIIAAKGGGDPASNARLRAAIAAAKAVNLPKDKIDNAIKKGTGELAGGDILEISYEGYAPGGVALIVEAATDNRNRTVAEVRHILSKHGGSMGEAGCVGWMFERKGVITLDGGKYTEDQVMEAALEAGADDVRDEGGTWEIHTAVADFAAVRDALEAAGMEMDSAELSMIPQNTVEVDAETGRKLMRLVDALEDNDDVQNVHANFDLPDEVLAELE